One Pseudorasbora parva isolate DD20220531a chromosome 8, ASM2467924v1, whole genome shotgun sequence DNA window includes the following coding sequences:
- the LOC137084549 gene encoding type-2 ice-structuring protein-like: MAMLRSFLLLFVIFSMGNAGKVCPCGWTKFGLRCYKFFPQTLNWVAAQRNCQSFGANLASVHSRAENNFLLGLLPYRSTYTWIGGHDGEIEGQWLWTDRTAYDFTSWCVTEPNNQNVENCLLISWTANYCWNDMPCSSLMASICVADL; this comes from the exons ATGGCAATGCTGAGAAGTTTTCTGCTTCTTTTTGTTATCTTCTCAATGGGGAATGCAG GTAAAGTATGCCCCTGTGGATGGACAAAGTTTGGTCTCCGGTGCTACAAGTTCTTCCCTCAGACGCTTAACTGGGTAgcagcacag AGAAACTGCCAAAGCTTTGGTGCGAATCTCGCTTCTGTGCACAGTAGAGCTGAAAATAATTTCCTGCTGGGTCTGTTGCCTTATCGTTCCACATATACCTGGATTGGTGGTCATGATGGAGAAATA GAAGGACAGTGGTTGTGGACTGATAGAACTGCGTACGACTTTACCAGCTGGTGTGTGACTGAGCCCAACAACCAGAATGTTGAGAACTGTCTGCTGATCAGCTGGACCG CCAACTATTGCTGGAACGATATGCCCTGTTCATCCCTAATGGCCTCTATCTGTGTTGCGGACCTCTGA